The Canis lupus familiaris isolate Mischka breed German Shepherd chromosome 27, alternate assembly UU_Cfam_GSD_1.0, whole genome shotgun sequence genome window below encodes:
- the OR10A7 gene encoding olfactory receptor family 10 subfamily A member 7: MICENHTRVTEFVLLGFTNNPEMQVSLFILFLIIYTVTLLGNFLIITVTSVDPALQTPMYFFLRNLSLLEVCFTLVMVPKMLVDLVSLRKIISFVGCGIQMYFFFFFGSSECFLLSMMAYDRFVAIGNPLRYSVIMNRSLCLWMAVGSWMSGVPVSMLQTAWLMALPFCGPNTIDHFFCDGPPVLKLVTQDTTMYEMQALASTLLFIMFPFSLILVSYTRIIITILKMPSATGRQKAFSTCSSHLIVVSLFYGTASLTYLRPKSNQSPESKKLVSLSYTVITPMLNPIIYSLRNNEVKGAVKRTVTRKVLKLDAF; the protein is encoded by the coding sequence ATGATTTGTGAAAATCACACCAGAGTCACTGAATTTGTTCTTCTCGGTTTTACAAATAACCCTGAGATGCAAGTTTCCCTCTTTATTTTGTTCCTCATCATCTATACAGTCACTTTGTTGGGCAATTTCCTTATTATCACAGTTACCAGTGTGGATCCTGCTCTTCAAACACCCATGTACTTCTTTCTCCGAAACCTATCACTTCTTGAAGTCTGTTTTACCTTGGTCATGGTGCCGAAGATGCTGGTGGATCTAGTGTCCCTAAGGAAGATCATCTCTTTTGTGGGCTGTGGTATCCagatgtactttttctttttcttcggCAGCTCCGAATGTTTTCTCCTGTCTATGATGGCATATGATCGCTTTGTGGCCATTGGTAACCCTCTCCGTTATTCAGTCATAATGAATAGGTCCCTATGTTTATGGATGGCTGTCGGCTCTTGGATGTCTGGGGTTCCTGTCTCTATGCTACAAACAGCTTGGTTGATGGCCCTTCCTTTCTGTGGACCAAATACCATAGACCACTTTTTTTGTGATGGTCCCCCAGTGCTGAAACTAGTCACTCAAGATACAACCATGTATGAAATGCAAGCACTTGCTTCCACACTACTGTTTATCATGTTTCCCTTTTCCCTCATTTTGGTCTCCTACACCCGCATTATCATAACCATCCTGAAGATGCCCTCTGCTACCGGTCGTCAGAAGGCATTCTCCACTTGTTCATCACACCTCATTGTGGTATCCCTTTTCTATGGAACAGCCAGCTTGACCTACCTGCGACCCAAATCCAACCAGTCCCCAGAGAGCAAGAAGCTAGTGTCATTGTCCTACACTGTCATCACTCCTATGTTAAACCCCATCATCTACAGCCTAAGGAACAATGAAGTGAAGGGGGCAGTCAAGAGGACAGTTACCCGAAAAGTCTTGAAGTTAGATGCGTTTTGA